A window from Mya arenaria isolate MELC-2E11 chromosome 9, ASM2691426v1 encodes these proteins:
- the LOC128202929 gene encoding proteasome subunit beta type-6-like — protein MASMMTSAYLPAISADFANDMSKPDWLTSELSTGTTIAAIEFDGGVVIGADSRTTSGAYIANRVTDKLTKVTDYIYCCRSGSAADTQAVADIVNYHLNFYKMEMGEEPLVRTAASTFRNLCYNNRDGLSAGILVAGWDKRNGGQVYTIPLGGMWTRMPVAIGGSGSTYLYGYVDANYKPGMNKDECLQFIANAISLAINRDGSSGGVIRLACITKDGVERHVLTGDQLPKFYEDS, from the exons ATGGCGTCCATGATGACAAGCGCATATTTGCCGGCAATTTCAGCTGATTTTGCTAATGATATGAGTAAACCAGACTGGCTAACATCAGAGCTGTCAACTGGG acCACAATTGCTGCCATAGAATTTGATGGAGGAGTTGTTATTGGTGCCGACTCAAGAACTACATCTGG gGCCTACATAGCCAACAGAGTTACAGACAAGCTGACGAAGGTGACAGATTACATCTACTGCTGCAGATCTGGGTCTGCGGCTGACACTCAGGCAGTTGCTGATATTGTCAACTACCATCTTAACTTCTATAA GATGGAGATGGGTGAGGAGCCATTGGTCCGGACAGCAGCCTCCACCTTCAGGAACCTATGTTATAACAACAGGGACGGTTTGTCAGCTGGAATCCTTGTGGCAGGCTGGGATAAACGCAATGGTGGACAG GTGTACACAATCCCCCTGGGTGGTATGTGGACGCGTATGCCCGTGGCCATTGGGGGGTCTGGCAGTACGTACCTGTACGGTTATGTTGACGCCAACTATAAACCAGGCATGAACAAAGATGAGTGTCTACAGTTTATTGCCAATG CAATTTCGCTGGCCATTAACCGTGATGGCAGTTCAGGCGGAGTTATCAGACTTGCGTGTATAACAAAGGATGGCGTTGAACGACACGTTCTTACTGGGGACCAGCTGCCCAAGTTTTACGAAGACTCGTAG